The genomic region CTGGCCTCGGTGGCGCCGTACCTCGAGGCGGCGCGCGCCCTTCGGCCGATCGGGCCGGAGGAGGAGCGGGCGCTCGCGGAGCGCGCCCGCGCCGGCGAGGTGGCGGCCCGGGACGAGCTCGTGCGGCGCCACCTGCCGCTCGTGATCGCCTTCGCCCGCAAGCAGTCGCGCGGGGAGCTGCGGCTCGACGAGCTGGTGCAGGAGGGCAACCTGGGGCTGCTCCGGGCGGTCGAGAAGTTCGACCCCTCCGCCGGCACCCGCTTCTCCACGTACGCGCTCTGGTGGATCCGGGCCTACGTCTGGAAGCACCTCCGGCAGGCCCGCTCGTCGGTGCGGCCGCGCAGCGGCACCGCGGCGAGGAGCGACCTCTCGCTCGACGCCACGGTCGGCGAGGAGGAAGGCGACGTGACCTACCTCGAGCGCGTGCCGGACGAGGCGCCCTCCCCGGACGCCCGCTACGCCACCGCCGAGGGGGACGCGCGGGTCCGCCTGGCGCTCGAGAAGGTCCGCGGCCGGATCGGCGAGCTGGGCTGGGACATCGTGCAGCGGCGCCTCCGCCAGGATCCCCCGGACACCCTCACCGAGATCGGCGAGCGGTGGGGGCTCTCGCGCGAGCGGGTGCGCCAGGTGGAGCTGCGGACCAAGGCGTTCCTGCGCGACTACCTGCGGCCGGCCAACGACGAGCGGCAGGAGGCCGCGTGACCGGCGGAGGGGCCCGGGGGTCGCGGTGAGCGGCCGGCGCTGCCGCCGCTGCGAGGGCGAGCTGCGGGAGGTGGTGCAGACCATCCCGGTGGCGCTGCCGCGCTGCGACGTGCGGGCGGAGGTGGCCGCCCCGGCGCGCCGCTGCGCCGCCTGCGGCGAGGCGCACGTGGACCCGGCGGTCCTCTCGCGGGCGCACCTCTCCGTGGGCTGCGCCCTCGCCGACGAGGGCGTGCAGACCGGCGGCGCCTTCCGGCACATGCGGCGCGCGCTCGGGCTGCGCGCCGCCGACCTGGCGCGGCTCCTCGACCTCACGCCCGAGACGCTGTCGCACTGGGAGACCGGGAAGGTGCGGCCGTCGCGGGCCGCCTTCGTGGCGCTCGCGGCCATGCTGGAGGACGCGCTCGCCGGCCGGACCACCACGCGCGACCGGCTCCAGGCGCTCGCCCGCGAGCGGCCCCGCCCCGGCGCGCTCTCGGTCGTGCTCCGCGGCCGCTGAGCGGGAGGGTCCGGCGCGGGGACCCCGGCCCCCGATGGACCGCTGCGGCCGCCCGCGCTCACGCACAAGAGGTCGGGGCGCCGCGCGGCGCGGGAGCCACGCATGGGAGACCTCCTCCTCATCCACCGGCTGCACTTCGGCTTCACCCTCGTCTTCCACTACCTGTTCCCGCAGCTCACGATGGGGCTCGCGCTCCTCATCGCGCTCCTCGAGTCGCTCTCGTACTGGAAGAAGGACGAGGCGCTGCACGAGGCGGCCCGCTTCTGGGCGCGCGTGTTCGGGATCAACTTCGTCATCGGGGTGGTGACCGGGATCCCGATGGAGTTCCAGTTCGGCACCAACTGGGCGCCGTTCTCGCGCTACGCCGGCGGCGTCATCGGGCAGACCCTCGCGCTGGAGGGGGTGTTCGCGTTCTTCGCCGAGTCCACGTTCCTGGGGCTGTTCCTCTACGGCGAGGGGCGCATCGGCCGGAAGGGCACCTGGGCCGCCGCGGTGCTGGTGTTCGTCGGGTCGTGGCTGTCGGGCTACTTCATCACCGCGACCAACGCCTTCATGCAGCACCCGGTGGGCTACGCCGTGGACGCCAGCGGCAAGCTCGCGATGGTGAGCCTCTGGCAGGTGCTCACGAACCCGTGGCTGGTCTGGGAGTACGCCCACGTGATGACGGGCGCCACGCAGACCGGCGCGTTCGCGATGGCGGGGGTGGGCGCCCTCTACCTCTTGCAGGGGCGCTTCGAGGCGCAGGCGCGCACCTTCGTCCGCACCGGCGTGCTCGTCGGCGCGCTCGCGAGCGTGCTGCAGATCTTCCCGAGCGGCGACGCGCAGGGGCGGCTCGTGGCGCAGCACCAGCCGGCGACGCTCGCCGCGCTGGAGGGGCTCTTCCGGAGCGCGCCGGGGGCGCCGCTCGCGTTCGTGGGGCAGCCCGACATGCAGCGGCGCCGGCTCGACAACCCCATCGAGCTGGGACACGCGCTCAGCTTCCTGACCTGGCGGCGCTGGACGGCGCGGGTGGAGGGGCTCGACGCCTTCCCGGTGGAGGACTGGCCCACCAACGTCCCGCTCGTCTACTACGCGTACCACGTCATGGTGGGGCTCGGGACCTTCTTCATCGCCATCCAGCTCGGCGCCGCCTTCCTGCTCTGGCGGCGCAAGCTCTTCGCGTCGCGGCCCATGCTCTGGGTGCTCCTGCTCGCGATCCCCTTCCCCTACGTCGCCAACACCGCGGGCTGGGTGGCCGCCGAGGCGGGCCGTCAGCCCTGGCTCGTCCACGGCCTCTACCGGACGCCGCAGGGCGCCTCGTACCACGTGTCGAGCGGCAACGCCCTGTTCAGCCTGCTCGGCTTCACCGGCGCGTACGCCCTGCTCGCCATCCTCTTCCTGTTCCTCGTCGGGCGCGAGCTGGCCCGGGGCCCGGTCGAGGGCGCGCCGGCGCACGAAGGGTGACCATGGGCACGCTCTTCTTCTGCTTCCTCGCCTTCCTCCTCGCCGCCTACGTGGTGCTCGACGGCTACGACCTCGGCACCGGCATGCTCCACCTCGGCCTCGCCCGCGACGACGCCGAGCGGCGGCAGCTCCTGCGCACCATCGGCCCGCTCTGGGACGGCAACGAGGTCTACCTGGTCGCCTCCGGCGGCACGCTCTTCTTCGCCTTCCCGGAGCTCTACGCCGTGAGCTTCAGCGGCTTCTACCT from Anaeromyxobacter paludicola harbors:
- a CDS encoding type II TA system antitoxin MqsA family protein; its protein translation is MSGRRCRRCEGELREVVQTIPVALPRCDVRAEVAAPARRCAACGEAHVDPAVLSRAHLSVGCALADEGVQTGGAFRHMRRALGLRAADLARLLDLTPETLSHWETGKVRPSRAAFVALAAMLEDALAGRTTTRDRLQALARERPRPGALSVVLRGR
- a CDS encoding sigma-70 family RNA polymerase sigma factor; protein product: MTKVTKGKITREELASVAPYLEAARALRPIGPEEERALAERARAGEVAARDELVRRHLPLVIAFARKQSRGELRLDELVQEGNLGLLRAVEKFDPSAGTRFSTYALWWIRAYVWKHLRQARSSVRPRSGTAARSDLSLDATVGEEEGDVTYLERVPDEAPSPDARYATAEGDARVRLALEKVRGRIGELGWDIVQRRLRQDPPDTLTEIGERWGLSRERVRQVELRTKAFLRDYLRPANDERQEAA
- a CDS encoding cytochrome ubiquinol oxidase subunit I; the protein is MGDLLLIHRLHFGFTLVFHYLFPQLTMGLALLIALLESLSYWKKDEALHEAARFWARVFGINFVIGVVTGIPMEFQFGTNWAPFSRYAGGVIGQTLALEGVFAFFAESTFLGLFLYGEGRIGRKGTWAAAVLVFVGSWLSGYFITATNAFMQHPVGYAVDASGKLAMVSLWQVLTNPWLVWEYAHVMTGATQTGAFAMAGVGALYLLQGRFEAQARTFVRTGVLVGALASVLQIFPSGDAQGRLVAQHQPATLAALEGLFRSAPGAPLAFVGQPDMQRRRLDNPIELGHALSFLTWRRWTARVEGLDAFPVEDWPTNVPLVYYAYHVMVGLGTFFIAIQLGAAFLLWRRKLFASRPMLWVLLLAIPFPYVANTAGWVAAEAGRQPWLVHGLYRTPQGASYHVSSGNALFSLLGFTGAYALLAILFLFLVGRELARGPVEGAPAHEG